Proteins from a genomic interval of Chanodichthys erythropterus isolate Z2021 chromosome 8, ASM2448905v1, whole genome shotgun sequence:
- the LOC137024610 gene encoding protein mono-ADP-ribosyltransferase PARP11-like produces MLDEFARLALEDEVEYMDTCETPWYWYYKAKCGVWHRVEDDPKNFISSNDLERYYLRNPKGVINMTSAGVQFQINFAESTQFNFKTGKIKQIKRSFQTDIGFRCKCDDISPSPPAHWENVDPKKPYQLISLRKDCREYQEMERFVRDVGLLHDSIVSINRIQNMDLWELFCRKKIQLMRIKGQSDIEEQMLFHGTSAKNVHSICTFNFSCRLSDKRRRGHVLGKGTYFAKHASLATKYSENTCQGTKVMLLARVIVGKYRKGHQDYCTPNDDQNDNIHDSCVDNALCPRIFVIFDSNQIYPEYVLQYRCS; encoded by the exons ATGTTAGATGAGTTTGCTCGTTTGGCGCTGGAGGATGAAGTGGAATACATGGACACATGTGAAACACCATGGTACTGGTATTACAAGGCAAAGTGTGGTGTCTGGCACAGAGTTGAG GATGACCCAAAGAATTTCATATCAAGTAATGATCTGGAGAGATATTACCTCAGAAACCCCAAAGGGGTTATTAACATGACTAGTGCTGGAGTTCAGTTCCAGATTAACTTTGCAG AAAGCACACAGTTCAACTTTAAAACTGGGAAAATAAAGCAGATTAAACGCTCATTTCAGACTGATATTGGCTTcag GTGCAAATGTGATGACATTTCTCCCTCTCCACCTGCACACTGGGAGAATGTTGATCCCAAAAAACCTTATCAG TTAATCTCTCTAAGAAAAGACTGCAGAGAATATCAGGAAATGGAGAGATTTGTCAGGGATGTTGGTTTACTGCATGATTCCATCGTATCCATCAACAGAATACAAAACATGGACCTTTGGGAATTGTTTTGTAG GAAAAAAATCCAGTTGATGAGGATAAAAGGACAATCAGATATTGAAGAGCAAATGCTGTTTCATGGCACAAGTGCAAAAAACGTGCACTCTATTTGCACATTTAATTTCAGTTGCAGACTATCAGACAAGAGAAGAAGGGGACATGTATTAGGCAAAG GAACCTACTTTGCAAAACATGCATCCCTTGCTACCAAATATAGTGAAAACACCTGCCAGGGAACCAAAGTAATGCTGCTTGCCCGTGTTATTGTTGGGAAGTACAGAAAAGGCCATCAAGATTATTGTACACCTAACGATGACCAGAATGATAACATACACGATAGTTGTGTAGATAATGCACTCTGTCCAAGGATTTTTGTTATCTTTGATTCCAATCAGATATATCCAGAGTATGTGCTTCAATACCGCTGCAGCTAA
- the pyroxd1 gene encoding pyridine nucleotide-disulfide oxidoreductase domain-containing protein 1, giving the protein MASDKQVRFIIVGGGIAGVTCAEQIASQFPSDEVYLLTASPLVKTVTNFKQVSKTLEEFDIEEQPSRVLEEKYPNLKVVQSAVKLLRAKEHLLQAENGQTFHYKKVCLCSGGRPKLLIQDKPHVLGIRDTDSAQEFQKRLSKAKRIVVIGNGGIALELVYEVEGCEVIWAIKDKAIGNTFFDAGAAQFLIPSLEAEKKDRSLPCKRSRYTTDKTGGYSGTSGELGSALGPDWHEGIEFKGAEQSSSGVHIEYECEVDEIFTQQEFLQSKLRTKKSELGMWPAYVQLTNGKVYGCDFVVSATGVVPNTDPFLHGNNFELAADHGLRVDDHMRTSEQDVYAAGDVCTAGWKPSALWQQMRLWTQARQMGWYAARCMAADVLEEPIELDFCFELFSHITKFFNYKVVLLGKFNAQGLGQDHELLVRCTKGHEYVKVVLTGGRMVGAVLIGETDLEETFENLILNQMDLSRYGEELLNPNIDIEDYFD; this is encoded by the exons ATGGCTTCAGATAAACAAGTCAGATTTATCATCGTAGGTGGAGGAATCGCAGGTGTAACATGTGCAGAACAG ATCGCATCGCAGTTCCCATCAGATGAAGTTTATCTTCTGACAGCCTCTCCCTTAGTGAAGACGGTTACAAATTTTAAACAG GTGTCGAAGACCTTGGAAGAATTCGATATTGAGGAACAGCCATCCAGGGTTTTAGAAGAAAAGTATCCCAATCTGAAAGTTGTACAGTCTGCAGTCAAACTCCTGCGAGCTAAGGAACAT CTTTTACAAGCAGAGAATGGTCAGACGTTCCATTATAAAAAGGTGTGTCTCTGCAGTGGAGGCAGACCCAAGCTTCTTATCCAAGACAAACCTCATGTGCTGGGCATACGAGACACAGACAGTGCTCAG GAGTTTCAAAAGCGCTTATCAAAAGCTAAACGGATAGTTGTCATCGGCAATGGAGGAATCGCATTAGAATTAGT GTATGAAGTAGAGGGTTGTGAGGTGATCTGGGCTATAAAGGATAAAGCCATAGGAAACACATTCTTTGATGCAGGAGCTGCTCAGTTTCTCATTCCCTCACTGGAGGCTGAAAAGAAAGACAGGTCTTTGCCATGCAAGAGATCACGCTACACTACTGACAAGACCGGAG GCTACAGTGGGACTTCAGGAGAGCTTGGCAGTGCTTTAGGCCCAGATTGGCATGAAGGGATTGAATTTAAAGGAGCAGAGCAG AGTTCCAGTGGAGTCCATATAGAATATGAGTGTGAGGTTGATGAGATCTTCACCCAACAGGAGTTTTTGCAGTCTAAACTCAGAACAAAGAAATCTGAATTAG GGATGTGGCCAGCTTATGTCCAGTTAACCAATGGGAAAGTTTATGGCTGTGATTTTGTTGTCAGCGCAACAGGTGTCGTGCCGAACACTGATCCTTTTCTCCAtggcaacaat TTTGAGCTGGCAGCAGATCATGGTTTAAGAGTGGATGATCATATGCGGACGTCCGAACAGGATGTGTATGCGGCTGGTGATGTATGTACTGCAGGCTGGAAGCCCAGTGCTCTCTGGCAACAG ATGCGATTGTGGACTCAGGCGCGTCAAATGGGCTGGTACGCGGCACGTTGTATGGCTGCAGATGTACTAGAGGAGCCTATAGAGCTGGACTTCTGCTTTGAGCTGTTCTCACACATCACCAAGTTCTTCAACTACAAG gtgGTTTTGCTAGGCAAGTTTAATGCTCAGGGTTTGGGCCAGGACCATGAGCTTCTTGTGCGCTGTACAAAAGGGCATGAGTATGTGAAGGTGGTTCTGACTGGGGGCCGAATGGTGGGGGCCGTCCTAATCGGAGAGACGGATCTGGAGGAAACCTTCGAAAACCTCATTCTCAACCAAATGGACTTGTCCCGATATGGCGAAGAGCTTCTTAATCCTAATATTGACATTGAAGACTACTTTGACTGA
- the LOC137023978 gene encoding calcitonin gene-related peptide 1, with protein sequence MYHLKLSSLILIFLVMLHCVATVPHNRYSLSSNEQPDDFQEADGWLVRDDLSDNPFVSFTRQRPPRGLSAVNSHHIEKRRCNTATCVTQRLADFLIRSSNTIGTVYAPTNVGSNTYGKRDLLQSPVYLPL encoded by the exons ATGTATCATCTGAAACTGTCCTCCCTGATCCTGATCTTCCTTGTGATGCTGCATTGTGTCGCCACAGTCCCTCACAACAG GTACTCCCTTTCGTCCAATGAGCAGCCAGATGACTTCCAAGAGGCTGATGGATGGCTGGTTAGAGATGATCTATCTGACAATCCCTTTGTGAGTTTTACAAGGCAACGGCCCCCAAGGGGTCTCAGTGCAGTGAACAG TCATCACATCGAAAAGAGGAGGTGCAATACAGCCACCTGCGTGACTCAGAGATTAGCAGATTTTCTCATCCGATCCAGCAACACCATCGGCACCGTCTATGCGCCAACCAACGTCGGATCCAACACTTATGGAAAGAGAGACCTGCTACAGTCGCCTGTTTACCTGCCACTATAG